In the genome of Magnolia sinica isolate HGM2019 chromosome 2, MsV1, whole genome shotgun sequence, one region contains:
- the LOC131237263 gene encoding beta-galactosidase 13-like, with the protein MLLSMDRAALLRLIWLLVLSATIAAHGDPVQGVTYDSRSLIINGKRELLFSGSIHYPRSTPDMWPQLISKAKHGGINAIQTYVFWNVHEPIQGQFTFEGRYDLVKFIKEIWKQGLYVILRIGPFIQAEWNYGGFPYWLREVPDITFRSDNEPFKHEMKKFTKMIVKMMKEEKLYASQGGPIVLSQIENEYNTIQIAFKDKGSSYVQWAGNMAVALGTGVPWVMCKQKDAPDPVINACNGRNCGDTFTGPNKPYKPVLWTENWTAQYRSFGDPPSQRSAEDLAYSVARFFSKNGTLNNYYMYHGGTNFGRYASEFVTTRYYDEAPLDEYGMQREPKWGHLRDLHSALRLCRKALLWGFPTVQKLGEEIEARIYQQPGTNVCAAFIANNHSSSAVTANFNGGQYYLPPHSISILPDCKTEVFNTQKVLSQHNSRVYQLADESNKDMEWKMYQDQVPNINHCSLKHPAHLEHINVSKDTSDYVWYTTRLVLQSHELPLRRNSRPIIQAASLGHGLNAFVNGVYIGSAHGDNVDKSFTFKGAAELKEGENFISLMSMTVGLPDSGVYLEHRLAGVHTTSVVGLNTGTLDLSSNEWGHKVGMEGEIMGIYTEEGSKKVEWSSAKDGSNRPLTWYKRYFDCPTGADPVALDLSSMSKGQAWVNGEGIGRYWVSFLSPLGSPSQTMYHIPRSFLKPTNNLLVIFEETGGDPHRIFVTTVNRDTICSFISENDSPHVNSWERKNSEIRAAVDNVKLHATLKCPHHKVIKEIEFASFGDPSGVCGNYTMGSCNHPEAKNVVEKACLDKTSCDVPITEEAFSGGVCSGITRTLAIQARCVEKKVGRWEKGFHFKEG; encoded by the exons ATGCTTCTTTCAATGGACCGTGCGGCTCTTCTCAGGCTCATTTGGTTGCTTGTTCTCTCTGCAACCATTGCAGCCCATGGCGATCCAGTCCAGGGGGTGACTTATGATTCACGGTCTCTTATCATCAATGGAAAGAGGGAGCTTCTCTTCTCGGGTTCAATCCATTACCCTCGTAGCACTCCTGAT ATGTGGCCGCAACTCATTTCTAAAGCGAAGCATGGAGGGATCAACGCTATCCAGACTTACGTCTTTTGGAATGTTCATGAGCCTATCCAAGGCCAG TTCACTTTTGAAGGAAGATATGATCTAGTGAAATTCATCAAGGAAATATGGAAGCAAGGTTTGTATGTGATCCTTAGGATTGGGCCCTTCATCCAAGCTGAATGGAATTATGG AGGATTCCCATACTGGCTACGAGAGGTTCCAGATATCACGTTCCGTAGTGATAATGAACCATTCAAG CATGAAATGAAGAAATTTACAAAGATGATTGTGAaaatgatgaaggaagagaagttGTACGCATCTCAGGGTGGTCCTATTGTCCTATCGCAG ATAGAAAATGAATATAACACAATCCAGATTGCCTTTAAAGATAAGGGATCATCCTACGTTCAGTGGGCTGGGAATATGGCGGTGGCACTAGGGACAGGTGTGCCATGGGTTATGTGCAAGCAAAAGGATGCTCCTGATCCAGTG ATCAATGCTTGCAATGGAAGGAACTGCGGAGATACTTTCACTGGCCCTAATAAACCCTACAAGCCTGTGCTATGGACTGAGAACTGGACTGCTCA GTACAGATCGTTTGGTGACCCACCATCTCAAAGATCAGCTGAAGATCTAGCATACTCAGTCGCACGTTTCTTCTCAAAGAATGGCACACTAAACAACTACTACATG TATCATGGAGGAACTAATTTTGGGAGATATGCTTCTGAGTTCGTAACGACGCGCTACTATGATGAAgctccacttgatgaatatg GCATGCAAAGGGAACCAAAATGGGGCCACCTCAGGGACTTGCACTCTGCTTTGAGACTCTGTAGAAAGGCTTTGCTTTGGGGTTTTCCCACTGTCCAGAAATTGGGGGAGGAAATAGAG GCTCGAATCTATCAGCAGCCTGGAACCAATGTCTGTGCTGCTTTCATTGCCAACAATCATTCTAGCTCAGCTGTAACTGCAAACTTCAATGGTGGACAATATTATCTTCCCCCACATTCCATCAGTATACTCCCTGATTGCAAGACTGAGGTCTTCAACACTCAAAAG gTACTTTCACAACACAATTCGAGGGTCTATCAACTTGCAGATGAATCGAACAAAGATATGGAATGGAAAATGTATCAAGACCAGGTTCCGAACATCAACCACTGCTCTCTCAAACATCCGGCGCACTTAGAGCACATCAACGTGAGTAAGGACACATCAGATTACGTCTGGTATACAactag ATTAGTGCTACAAAGCCATGAGCTACCCCTGAGGCGTAACAGTCGTCCAATTATCCAGGCTGCCTCACTTGGACATGGGCTGAATGCATTTGTCAATGGTGTGTACATTG GGTCGGCCCATGGAGACAATGTAGATAAAAGTTTCACGTTTAAAGGAGCCGCAGAACTGAAAGAGGGAGAGAATTTTATTTCCCTAATGAGCATGACGGTTGGACTGCCG GATAGTGGCGTCTACTTGGAGCATCGACTTGCTGGAGTTCACACCACATCGGTTGTAGGTTTGAACACTGGGACCTTGGACCTGTCAAGCAATGAATGGGGACATAAG GTTGGTATGGAAGGAGAAATAATGGGTATTTATACTGAAGAAGGATCGAAGAAAGTCGAATGGTCAAGTGCGAAGGATGGCAGTAACAGACCATTAACATGGTACAAG AGATACTTCGATTGTCCTACCGGAGCTGATCCGGTAGCTCTGGACCTAAGCAGTATGTCGAAAGGCCAGGCTTGGGTCAATGGAGAAGGCATTGGTCGTTACTGGgtatcttttctctctcctctcggGAGCCCTTCTCAGACAAT GTATCACATCCCCAGATCCTTCCTAAAGCCAACAAACAACCTTCTAGTTATCTTTGAGGAAACCGGAGGAGACCCACATAGAATATTCGTCACCACTGTAAATAGAGACACGATCTGCAGCTTTATCTCGGAAAACGATTCCCCACATGTGAACTCATGGGAACGGAAGAATAGTGAGATTCGTGCTGCTGTGGATAACGTTAAACTTCATGCTACGTTGAAGTGTCCACACCATAAAGTGATCAAGGAAATAGAATTTGCAAGCTTCGGTGATCCTTCTGGAGTCTGCGGCAACTACACTATGGGAAGTTGCAATCATCCGGAAGCCAAGAACGTGGTCGAGAAG GCTTGCCTGGATAAGACTAGCTGTGATGTACCGATTACAGAAGAAGCGTTCAGTGGTGGTGTCTGTTCTGGGATCACAAGGACACTTGCAATTCAAGCAAGGTGCGTTGAGAAGAAAGTTGGTCGATGGGAGAAAGGATTTCATTTCAAGGAGGGGTAG